The following proteins are encoded in a genomic region of Glycine max cultivar Williams 82 chromosome 18, Glycine_max_v4.0, whole genome shotgun sequence:
- the LOC100803603 gene encoding protein terminal ear1 isoform X1: MGETGIIVSFQGNLDPRAEEFRPLNLQCQWYPLPLPTPLSTSSTRSLLLTPLPFTSHSALRAELQAFGDIRALQTDSLRHGILTVHFFDLRHAESAFAAIRSMHLHFPQFLLSAHPISAHYVLPSSNAFPDAHNQGTLVIFNLHPNLSTVQLRRLFQPFGPIKELRDTPWKKNQRFVEFFDIRDAAKALKHMNGKEIHGKQVVIEFSRPGGHTRKFFHHSPPSETTPFNVPPPPPPFPPSPRRRFAAPRLHSSQKKSPGSHKSTGSIDAEMGSMSLTGEVEVQHSSHGPTQRNLSRKHNCDTTVVVGTTTKQQQQQQQQQQVPRSRHWKGKQAKKQETRFLIKEGAIVESGPKDTRTTVMIKNIPNKYSQKLLLNMLDNHCRHCNEQIADGDEQQPLSSYDFVYLPIDFNNKCNVGYGFVNMTSTEATLRLHKAFHLQHWEVFNSRKICEVTYARVQGLEALKEHFKNSKFPCEMEHYLPVVFSPPRDGKELTEPLPIVGNKQQQQAISSGGGGSGSVGDDDETNEEVGSSVVILKDSI, translated from the exons ATGGGAGAAACCGGGATCATTGTCAGCTTCCAGGGTAACTTAGACCCGAGAGCAGAGGAGTTCAGACCCCTCAATCTTCAATGCCAATGgtatcctcttcctcttcccacACCCCTCTCCACCTCCTCCACCCGCTCCCTCCTCCTCACTCCGCTCCCATTCACCTCCCACTCCGCCCTCCGCGCAGAACTCCAGGCCTTCGGCGACATCAGAGCCCTCCAAACCGACTCCCTCCGCCACGGCATCCTCACCGTCCACTTCTTCGACCTCCGCCATGCAGAGTCCGCCTTCGCCGCCATCCGCTCCATGCACCTCCATTTCCCTCAATTCCTCCTCTCGGCCCACCCCATCTCCGCCCACTACGTCCTCCCTTCCTCCAACGCCTTCCCCGACGCCCACAACCAAGGCACCCTCGTCATCTTCAACCTCCACCCCAACCTCTCCACCGTCCAACTCCGTCGTCTCTTCCAACCTTTCG GTCCCATAAAGGAATTGAGAGATACCCcatggaaaaagaatcagagATTTGTGGAGTTCTTCGACATAAGAGACGCCGCCAAGGCCTTGAAGCACATGAACGGCAAGGAAATTCACGGCAAACAGGTTGTGATTGAGTTCAGTAGACCCGGTGGTCACACCCGCAAGTTCTTCCATCATTCTCCTCCTTCCGAAACCACACCTTTCAACGTTCCTCCGCCACCACCACCGTTTCCTCCTTCCCCGCGACGTCGTTTTGCTGCTCCTCGCTTGCattcctctcaaaagaaatcacCGGGAAGCCACAAGAGTACGGGATCTATTGATGCGGAAATGGGATCAATGAGTTTGACCGGAGAAGTTGAAGTTCAGCATTCTTCACATGGCCCCACACAGAGGAATCTTAGCAGAAAGCACAATTGCGATACCACTGTAGTAGTAGGAACCACCAccaagcagcagcagcagcaacaacaacaacaacaagtacCTAGAAGTAGGCACTGGAAGGGAAAACAAGCGAAGAAACAAGAAACTAGGTTTCTAATCAAAGAGGGTGCCATTGTAGAATCTGGTCCCAAAGATACTAGAACTACTGTCATGATCAAAAACATTCCCAACAAGTATAG TCAGAAGTTGCTATTAAACATGCTGGATAACCACTGCAGACACTGCAACGAGCAGATTGCAGACGGCGATGAGCAGCAGCCTCTATCCTCCTACGACTTCGTGTACCTTCCCATtgatttcaa CAACAAGTGCAACGTGGGATATGGTTTTGTGAACATGACTTCCACGGAGGCAACACTCAGGCTCCACAAGGCCTTCCATCTTCAACATTGGGAGGTTTTCAATTCAAGAAAAATCTGCGAAGTCACCTATGCTAGAGTTCAG GGATTGGAAGCATTGAAAGAGCACTTCAAGAACTCAAAGTTCCCATGCGAGATGGAGCATTACTTACCAGTGGTGTTTTCGCCGCCTCGAGATGGGAAAGAACTGACGGAGCCACTTCCAATAGTGGGGaacaagcaacaacaacaagcCATATCAAGTGGCGGCGGCGGCAGCGGCAGCGTAGGTGATGATGATGAGACAAATGAAGAAGTGGGTAGTAGTGTTGTGATTCTGAAAGACAGCATTTAA
- the LOC100803603 gene encoding protein terminal ear1 isoform X2 has protein sequence MGETGIIVSFQGNLDPRAEEFRPLNLQCQWYPLPLPTPLSTSSTRSLLLTPLPFTSHSALRAELQAFGDIRALQTDSLRHGILTVHFFDLRHAESAFAAIRSMHLHFPQFLLSAHPISAHYVLPSSNAFPDAHNQGTLVIFNLHPNLSTVQLRRLFQPFGPIKELRDTPWKKNQRFVEFFDIRDAAKALKHMNGKEIHGKQVVIEFSRPGGHTRKFFHHSPPSETTPFNVPPPPPPFPPSPRRRFAAPRLHSSQKKSPGSHKSTGSIDAEMGSMSLTGEVEVQHSSHGPTQRNLSRKHNCDTTVVVGTTTKQQQQQQQQQQVPRSRHWKGKQAKKQETRFLIKEGAIVESGPKDTRTTVMIKNIPNKYRHCNEQIADGDEQQPLSSYDFVYLPIDFNNKCNVGYGFVNMTSTEATLRLHKAFHLQHWEVFNSRKICEVTYARVQGLEALKEHFKNSKFPCEMEHYLPVVFSPPRDGKELTEPLPIVGNKQQQQAISSGGGGSGSVGDDDETNEEVGSSVVILKDSI, from the exons ATGGGAGAAACCGGGATCATTGTCAGCTTCCAGGGTAACTTAGACCCGAGAGCAGAGGAGTTCAGACCCCTCAATCTTCAATGCCAATGgtatcctcttcctcttcccacACCCCTCTCCACCTCCTCCACCCGCTCCCTCCTCCTCACTCCGCTCCCATTCACCTCCCACTCCGCCCTCCGCGCAGAACTCCAGGCCTTCGGCGACATCAGAGCCCTCCAAACCGACTCCCTCCGCCACGGCATCCTCACCGTCCACTTCTTCGACCTCCGCCATGCAGAGTCCGCCTTCGCCGCCATCCGCTCCATGCACCTCCATTTCCCTCAATTCCTCCTCTCGGCCCACCCCATCTCCGCCCACTACGTCCTCCCTTCCTCCAACGCCTTCCCCGACGCCCACAACCAAGGCACCCTCGTCATCTTCAACCTCCACCCCAACCTCTCCACCGTCCAACTCCGTCGTCTCTTCCAACCTTTCG GTCCCATAAAGGAATTGAGAGATACCCcatggaaaaagaatcagagATTTGTGGAGTTCTTCGACATAAGAGACGCCGCCAAGGCCTTGAAGCACATGAACGGCAAGGAAATTCACGGCAAACAGGTTGTGATTGAGTTCAGTAGACCCGGTGGTCACACCCGCAAGTTCTTCCATCATTCTCCTCCTTCCGAAACCACACCTTTCAACGTTCCTCCGCCACCACCACCGTTTCCTCCTTCCCCGCGACGTCGTTTTGCTGCTCCTCGCTTGCattcctctcaaaagaaatcacCGGGAAGCCACAAGAGTACGGGATCTATTGATGCGGAAATGGGATCAATGAGTTTGACCGGAGAAGTTGAAGTTCAGCATTCTTCACATGGCCCCACACAGAGGAATCTTAGCAGAAAGCACAATTGCGATACCACTGTAGTAGTAGGAACCACCAccaagcagcagcagcagcaacaacaacaacaacaagtacCTAGAAGTAGGCACTGGAAGGGAAAACAAGCGAAGAAACAAGAAACTAGGTTTCTAATCAAAGAGGGTGCCATTGTAGAATCTGGTCCCAAAGATACTAGAACTACTGTCATGATCAAAAACATTCCCAACAAGTATAG ACACTGCAACGAGCAGATTGCAGACGGCGATGAGCAGCAGCCTCTATCCTCCTACGACTTCGTGTACCTTCCCATtgatttcaa CAACAAGTGCAACGTGGGATATGGTTTTGTGAACATGACTTCCACGGAGGCAACACTCAGGCTCCACAAGGCCTTCCATCTTCAACATTGGGAGGTTTTCAATTCAAGAAAAATCTGCGAAGTCACCTATGCTAGAGTTCAG GGATTGGAAGCATTGAAAGAGCACTTCAAGAACTCAAAGTTCCCATGCGAGATGGAGCATTACTTACCAGTGGTGTTTTCGCCGCCTCGAGATGGGAAAGAACTGACGGAGCCACTTCCAATAGTGGGGaacaagcaacaacaacaagcCATATCAAGTGGCGGCGGCGGCAGCGGCAGCGTAGGTGATGATGATGAGACAAATGAAGAAGTGGGTAGTAGTGTTGTGATTCTGAAAGACAGCATTTAA